Proteins co-encoded in one Prunus persica cultivar Lovell chromosome G6, Prunus_persica_NCBIv2, whole genome shotgun sequence genomic window:
- the LOC109949717 gene encoding uncharacterized protein LOC109949717 encodes MGSNVELVWPEAEVYSSRVNNCSHANSSLAAIRAKLSAEQLEQFKTSCFGHLLNIDKIQFSGQIVHGVVLRRVAGQGVKDLDGLSFLLGCDVAQFTRQDFCLITRLRFGEVPEVSSGESNEIRLQKRYFIDEGITCNALEEAFVRCTEEDDIYKLALVYFAELVVLGRDKHLNINLNYLTLVEDLDAFNRYPWGSVSFDKTQDSLFSAPTKYVKSLENEEGRGKGKSKVTGTSRRNEKGKKDKHGEAQRSGWSFKGFTYAFQIWVYELIPRMADLNYCKVVDPTAVPRILRWRTTTSVPEMRKLNNYFFQSKESVQLRALCPSEEEMRQPYWSWPQDRPAVVSAESIPSSCGDLDELNKVVLSLSRK; translated from the exons ATGGGATCCAACGTGGAGCTGGTATGGCCAGAGGCAGAGGTATAttcgtcacgggtgaacaactGCTCACATGCAAATTCATCTCTAGCTGCAATTCGAGCGAAGTTGAGTGCGGAACAATTAGAACAATTCAAGACATCATGCTTTGGCCATCTTCTGAATATAGATAAGATTCAGTTTAGCGGACAGATTGTGCATGGGGTTGTGTTGCGTAGAGTAGCGGGGCAGGGTGTGAAAGACTTGGATGGATTGAGTTTCTTATTAGGGTGTGACGTTGCTCAGTTCACTCGTCAGGATTTCTGTTTGATCACAAGGCTTCGTTTTGGGGAAGTGCCTGAAGTTTCCAGTGGAGAGAGTAATGAAATCAGACTTcagaaaagatattttatagaCGAAGGAATTACATGCAATGCTTTAGAAGAAGCATTTGTGAGGTGCACAGAGGAAGATGACATCTACAAGCTAGCTCTTGTTTACTTTGCTGAGTTAGTGGTTTTGGGAAGGGACAAACATTTGAACATCAATCTAAATTACCTGACCCTTGTAGAGGACTTGGATGCGTTCAACAGGTATCCGTGGGGTTCGGTGTCCTTTGACAAAACCCAAGacagtctattttctgcaccaacaaagtatgtgaaaagcttggaaaatgaagagggaagagggaaggggAAAAGTAAGGTAACGGGAACAAGCCGGAGAAATGAGAAGGGCAAGAAGGATAAGCATGGTGAAGCGCAAAGGAGTGgctggagttttaaaggtttcaCGTATGCTTTCCAG ATTTGGgtatatgaattaattcctAGAATGGCGGACCTGAATTACTGCAAGGTTGTTGATCCGACCGCTGTCCCGCGTATTTTGCGATGGAGAACTACTACGTCTGTTCCAGAGATGAGAAAgttgaacaattattttttccagagcAAAGAG TCAGTTCAGTTGCGGGCGCTATGTCCAAGTGAAGAGGAAATGAGACAGCCATATTGGAGTTGGCCACAGGATCGCCCTGCTGTTGTCTCGGCAGAgtcaattccttcttcatgTGGTGATCTTGATGAGTTGAACAAGGTG GTCCTCAGTTTGAGCAGGAAGTAA